A segment of the Panicum hallii strain FIL2 chromosome 1, PHallii_v3.1, whole genome shotgun sequence genome:
acGCCAGAaaacggcgggggcggaggagcagaacggggctccaccacctccgccacaaCATAGGCAGACGGAGAGGAGACCGGAGGAAGCGCAACGGCCTCCTCCGAGACaacagactcctccgccaccaccaccgcccgagGCTAGGCCATAGtccccaccgccaccaccagaaGCGCCGGTGGCCGAGGACTCCCAGCAGAGGTCTGGGGGCtcctcggcagggaggaaaCTCCCTCGAGCCGCCTGAGccagatgggagtggtacgactaTACGTAAGCAGTCTTCTAAGAGCTTTTCTTTATCTCTCTTGGTTTCCGGTCCTTAACCATATTGGTGATATGGCAGGCCCCTTAACCATATTGGTGATATGGCAGGCCCCAATCTTCAGATGATCCGTCAGGGggacccggcccccagccagcacCGGGACCCGCCGCGCCGACCCCAGGAGGACCCCCGCCCGAAGCTGCTCCAGAAACTACCGGGCCCATGggtccggagccggaggcctcCACTCTGCCACGACCCGAAGCTGCCGCCCAGGAGGAGGCCGCCAAAGCCGCTGCAGCGATGGAgacagcggcagcagcttcagACGACGAGGCCGGGCCCTCACCAGCTGAGCCAGCAGCTGAAGGGGCCACTGCCATGGCGAAGGCTGCAGCGCCAGAGGCAGCAGAGGTGGCGGAGATCACAGCTCCGGAGGCcgcagaggcggcggcaccggaggcagcggaAGCGGCGGAGGCGACGGCACCAGGGGTCGCCGAGGTTGCCAGCAGCTCCGCACcaccggcggaggaggaggaggagacagaggtggtgctgggaaggcgcctcctcccaAGCACGGCGGAGATCCGTCttccccggctcatagccaaatgccaccaagctcagcaggagctggaggctggcatgcgccgggagtgggagaagctggaggccgaGCGCCACcgactctccgactgggaggtccgtCTGGGCGACCGCATCAACTCTGTCTCCACCCGCTACACcgaggagcgcgccaagctcgtgcaGGGGCGCGAGCTTCTGCAGGAAGAGCTGGAGCAAGCTCGCATCCGGGAGGCGGCAGCGCTCCAACGGGAGAAGGAGGCCGCGCGGCGGGAAGCGGAAGCCCTTAAGGGGTTGATCGTCGTGGAGGAGAGGATGGAGGCGGTAGCGGACAGGGAGCGGACCGCCCGAGAGCTGGCGGCCGAAGTCAGGAGGGCGTCGGCAATCATCGAGGCGGAAAAGTCCACCCTCGCAGatttggcggcggcggtggcaaaGAGAGAGGAAGGGCTGGCGGCCCGCGAGgccgaggaggtggcccggctccaggagctccagaagcgggaagaggccgtggaggacgagctggcagccgggacccAAAGActccaggagcgcgaggcgGCCCTCCgagagagggaggccaaggtggaggagctcCTAGCGGAGCGGGGCGCCAGCACCGATCGGATTACGAGATGGGTTGGCGTGGTGAACCCTCTGCTCGAATCGCTCGgggccaaccccatctgggtgTCAGGGGCTCCTTCACCCCTCGGCGCCGCACTCCAGGTCCTGGACACCACTGCCGAGCGGGTTCGGGACGTGGAGGCCAACatccaggacctcctggagacggaAGGGCGCGAAGTTGCTCGGGGGGTGGCGGAGTACAttctcaccagcttccggagccacgaccccgccatccAGCTGACTCCTGttctggtcggacccctccgggcgacggcggccgtCGCGCGGGAAGGAGTCCTAGAAGCGGCGGGCATGGTCGCAGCTCacctccggcgccgccccgAACCTGCAGAAGGTGGGAGTGCCTCCGGACCGCCAGGGCAGTAGTGCCAGTATCTTTTTAGTTATTTTTGTAACATAACTTCGTAATGTTGTACATATTATCA
Coding sequences within it:
- the LOC112898525 gene encoding uncharacterized protein LOC112898525, with translation MTGEMFIPESLVLPSGVKALCEDQALRSSVLASMPTLDEGGLAVRQLGGDPNRRLQIPSVSPVRQQCTNEGPGEPEPRDDPSGGPGPQPAPGPAAPTPGGPPPEAAPETTGPMGPEPEASTLPRPEAAAQEEAAKAAAAMETAAAASDDEAGPSPAEPAAEGATAMAKAAAPEAAEVAEITAPEAAEAAAPEAAEAAEATAPGVAEWEKLEAERHRLSDWEVRLGDRINSVSTRYTEERAKLVQGRELLQEELEQARIREAAALQREKEAARREAEALKGLIVVEERMEAVADRERTARELAAEVRRASAIIEAEKSTLADLAAAVAKREEGLAAREAEEEREAALREREAKVEELLAERGASTDRITRWVGVVNPLLESLGANPIWVSGAPSPLGAALQVLDTTAERVRDVEANIQDLLETEGREVARGVAEYILTSFRSHDPAIQLTPVLVGPLRATAAVAREGVLEAAGMVAAHLRRRPEPAEGGSASGPPGQ